The DNA region atcgaacctggcgctgtgaggcagcagtgctacccactgtaccactgtgcctcccttcatagaatcccttcagtgcagaaggaggccatttggcccatcgagtctgcaccaaaacaatcccacctaggccttatccccataaccccacatatttaccctcctaatccctctaacctactcatcctagGACActatgggggcaatttagcatggcctaacccgtacatctttggactgtggaaggaaaccggagcacccggagaaaacccacacagacacggggagaatgtgcaaactccacacagacagtgacccaagccgggaatcgaacccgggtccctggtgctgtgaggcaacagtgctaaccactgtgctaccgtgccgccccaatcatcATGCCGTTTCGTCACATCGCTTCATTTATTTCAGTAACCCTCACCCTCAGAAATTTCAGTCTGTCTTGCTGCTCCATCTGTTGCTGCAACTTTGAGAGTTCCCCctcaatggaatttaaattctcctgGATTTTCTGCAGGTTTTTCTCCATTGTGTCCAGAATCCTCTCCTCGTCCCAACTGAGCTCTCGGAGTAAACGCTGTTCTTTCTCGGTGAGAATCTGGTGCATTTGAGTGAACTCGGATGTGATGTGTGTCTGCAGACTGCTGGACTGCTCCTTATCCAATGAAAtgtggaaaataaataaataaatgagaaTCATGTCCCGCGATAGAGGGGAACGAAACTCACCCAGATCCCAGGAAATCGAAGCAGTTATCCCAAACTTACCCTGAGTTCAGAAATCTTCCGGATCTGTTTCAGTTCAGCTTCCAGAAACATCGATTTCTTCTCTGCGAGAGATTTGAAAGATGATTCCAGCTGATCCTGGGATAGAGTCAGAGCGTCAGAGTTTTACAGAacacaaagaggcccttcggcccatcatgtctacactagCCATCAACCTCCTATCTATTCTAacgccattttccagcacttgatctaTAGCCTTGTATGCGATGGCgcttcaagtgttcatctaaatgttcataaatgttaaaatccaacaggtttatgtggaatcaagagcagcactccaaaagttcgtgatcccaagtaaacctgttggactttaacctggtgttgtgagacttcttactgtgttcaccccagtccaacgccggcatctccacttcttaactgttgtgagggttcccccccttaccatcctttcaggcagtgagttccagattcccaccaccacctggctgaaaaagtttatttattagtgtgtcacaagcaagcttacattaacactgcaatgaagttactgtgaaaatcccctagttgccacactccagcacctacactgagggagaatttagcatggccaatgcagttaaccagcacgtctttcagactgtgggaggaaaccagaggaaacccacacagacacggggagaatatgcaaatttcgcacagtgacccaagccgggaatcgaacctgagtccctggcgctgtgaggcatcagcgctcaccactgtgccaccgagccaccccccccccccatgttgaAGTTTTccttcaaatcccctctgaatccctTGCCCCCTTAcagtaaatctatgccccctggttatttatATTGTTGGCCATGCTTGTTTGGTTAatgtggaatctggaacaaacctCGTGGCAGAGAATCACGGAAGAATAGTTATTTGAGGAAAAAAACCTCTGGAATATCAAGTATTACCAGGACACAGAGACCCAAGAGCAGGAAAACATGCCAAACGACTCACTGGCTGGAACtttaccgtcctgcctgccacgggaatcggagcaggcgaggggcaggccatggaaagatccgttgatcttggctaggattttatggttttgggatgagcaaggctgtaaaatcccactcccGGTCTCCAGTTGGGAAGTTACAGATGAAGAAGGGCAAGGGAGAGGTACTGGAgtacctctaaatctcctgccctttaacttGATTTAaagggagaggagatcacagagtGAAAGTGTCAGACTGCGAAACAATGTGATGAAAATAATCTGGTGATAAAACCCAGTCCCATCTCACCTTGTAGATTTCAACAGCTTCTTTAATGGGGATGAAGTTGTGGGATTTGTGTTCCCGGGAATCTCTACAAATGAAACAGATCAATTTCTTGTCAGTTTGACAGAAGAGTTtcagttcttcctcatgttcctGGCAGTGAGGTTTACTTCCCTCCTCTCCCGGATTCAGGGTCCATTTCCAAGCTCTCTCCGTCAGTCTGGCCAAATTCATGTTAACCTTCAGTTTTCCTTCAGGAAATTCCTGCCTGCATTCCGGGCAGGAGTTTCCCCCACACCCTGTGATACAGGAGCGGCAGAAGTTGTGCCCACACTCCAGGGAGACTGGGTCGGTGAAGAAATCTACACAAATGGGGCAACGTAGCTCCTGGGTCCAGCTCGGGGGCTGCTGCTGTCTGGAGGACATTTTCACACCCCACGCACTTCCTTATTTTAAACGCAGCTTTCTGTTTCGATAtgattcccccctctctctctctctctcacacacgcacacacacactgtcttcaGTAATTCTCTGATCAATTTCACCGCAGTATTCAGGGAATCAATTTCCACCTTTAACAGCTGCTTGGAGGAGGAGGGGTAAATATTgtgataaatatatatatatatgtgataAATATTTCTTATCCAGGTCTTTGCCTCGGTTTGTCACCGATTTGGCGTAACTGGGGCGAATTTACTTTCTGTGCGATGTTGCCCCGACCGAATTCAGTTTGATGGAGCCCCCAGCAGATGCCTTCTTGAAGGTACAGAAATAATTGTTCTGACGTGAACATGTTAAAGGAACTAACTCACTGTGAGAATTACCCTGCATTTCTTCAAGTGGATGGCTACTTTACTGGAACACAGTCTTTCGTCCGTTCAAGAGCTTTGTCCGACAGTTCATTCATTCAATCTGACAGAGTCAGCgagagtcccttcggcccatcgtgtctgtgccgccCACCCGCCACCTATCTTtcctaaccccattttccagtacttctGTAAGCCTGCATGCtctggcgtttcaagtgctcatctaaatgcttatgGGCAGcgaggtggcgcagtggttagcactgctgcctcacagtgcagggtttaattccagcctcgggttattgtctgtgtggagcctgcacgttctccccgtgtctgcgtgggtttcctccgggtgctccggtttcctcccacaatccaaagatgtgtgggttaggtggacgcgccatgctccttagtgtcagggggaactagcagggcaaatacatggggttacggggatagggcctgggtgggattattgtcaatgtagactcaatgggccgaatggcctctttctgcacagtagggattctatatgtggtgagggttcctgcctctaccatcttttcaagcagtgagttccagattcccacccccGTCTGGGtggaaaggtttttcctcaaatcccctcgaaATCTCCTGTCCcggaccttaaatctatgccccctggttattgacgcTCTActgaggggaaaagtttcttcctatacAAAAGTCCGagttcatgtaccaaccgactcaagaacagcttctcccctgctgctgtcagacttttgaatggacctaccttgcattaagttgacctttctctacaccctagctatgactgtaacattctgcactctctcgtttccttctctatgaatggtatactttgtccatacagcgcaagaaacaatacttttcactgtgtgttaacatatgtgacaataataaatctaatcaaaatcTATTTATGTTCCTTGTAATTCTGTGCGCCTCAATCAggtgttcccccccccacccccccaccccccaccccccccacccctctgcccagccttctctgctctaaggctcTGAGGAGACCAACCCCAGctgaaccagcctctcctcatagctgaaacgctccagcccaggcaacatcctggtgaatctcctctgcaccctctctagtgcaatcacatccttcctatagtgcggcgaccagaacagccacagtgctctagctggggcctaaccagtgttttatacagctccatcacaa from Mustelus asterias chromosome 8, sMusAst1.hap1.1, whole genome shotgun sequence includes:
- the LOC144496882 gene encoding zinc-binding protein A33-like, with product MSSRQQQPPSWTQELRCPICVDFFTDPVSLECGHNFCRSCITGCGGNSCPECRQEFPEGKLKVNMNLARLTERAWKWTLNPGEEGSKPHCQEHEEELKLFCQTDKKLICFICRDSREHKSHNFIPIKEAVEIYKDQLESSFKSLAEKKSMFLEAELKQIRKISELREQSSSLQTHITSEFTQMHQILTEKEQRLLRELSWDEERILDTMEKNLQKIQENLNSIEGELSKLQQQMEQQDRLKFLRVEISQRRRSSEDYNKPALADAMLSLGKFNGPLQYTAWREMLNTVTPAPASLTLDPNTANPWLRVSEDRTSVGLSDQRQDLPDTPERFDRGAFLLGSEGFTSGRRYWQVEVGNKTWWGVGVALGSVLRKGEIDPTPEVGYWTVWLFPQSGYVARTSPSLTPLALGAGPRKVGVFLDYEAGQLSFYNADNMSHLHTYTHPFTATLFPFFCPGPSEDGKNSAPLSIVGSKVTNWTIP